A single genomic interval of Fragaria vesca subsp. vesca chloroplast, complete genome harbors:
- the rps15 gene encoding ribosomal protein S15, with protein MVKNSFISVISQEEKEENRGSVEFQIFSFTNRIRRLTSHLQLHKKDYLSQRGLRKILGKRQRLLSYLSKKNRIGYKELINRLDIRESKTR; from the coding sequence ATGGTAAAAAATTCATTCATCTCAGTTATTTCACAAGAAGAAAAAGAAGAAAACAGGGGTTCTGTTGAATTTCAAATATTTAGTTTCACCAATAGGATACGAAGACTTACTTCACATTTACAATTACACAAAAAAGACTATTTATCTCAGAGAGGTCTGCGTAAAATTTTGGGAAAACGCCAACGACTGCTATCTTATTTGTCAAAGAAAAATAGAATAGGTTATAAAGAATTAATTAATCGGTTGGATATTCGGGAATCAAAAACTCGTTAA
- the ndhI gene encoding NADH-plastoquinone oxidoreductase subunit I, with protein MFSMVTGFMNYGQQTVRAARYIGQSFIITLSHANRLPVTIQYPYEKLITAERFRGRIHFEFDKCIACEVCVRVCPIDLPVVDWKLETDIRKKRLLNYSIDFGICIFCGNCVEYCPTNCLSMTEEYELSTYDRHELNYNQIALGRLPMSVIDDYTIRTIFNSTQIKNK; from the coding sequence ATGTTTTCTATGGTAACTGGGTTCATGAATTATGGTCAACAAACAGTACGGGCTGCAAGGTACATTGGTCAAAGTTTCATAATTACTTTATCTCACGCAAATCGTTTACCCGTAACTATTCAATATCCTTATGAAAAATTAATCACCGCGGAGCGTTTCCGTGGTCGAATTCATTTTGAATTTGATAAATGTATTGCTTGTGAAGTATGTGTTCGGGTATGTCCTATAGATCTACCCGTTGTTGATTGGAAATTGGAAACAGATATTCGAAAGAAACGATTACTTAATTACAGTATTGATTTCGGAATCTGTATATTTTGTGGTAATTGTGTTGAGTATTGTCCAACAAATTGTTTATCAATGACTGAAGAATATGAACTTTCTACTTATGATCGTCACGAATTAAATTATAATCAAATTGCTTTAGGTCGTTTACCAATGTCAGTAATTGACGATTATACAATTCGAACAATTTTTAATTCGACTCAAATAAAAAATAAGTAA
- the psaC gene encoding photosystem I subunit VII gives MSHSVKIYDTCIGCTQCVRACPTDVLEMIPWDGCKAKQIASAPRTEDCVGCKRCESACPTDFLSVRVYLWHETTRSMGLAY, from the coding sequence ATGTCACATTCAGTAAAGATTTATGATACGTGTATAGGGTGTACTCAATGTGTGCGAGCTTGCCCAACCGATGTATTAGAAATGATACCTTGGGACGGATGTAAAGCTAAGCAAATCGCTTCTGCTCCAAGAACAGAGGACTGTGTCGGTTGTAAGAGATGTGAATCCGCCTGTCCAACGGATTTCTTGAGTGTTCGCGTTTATTTATGGCATGAAACAACTCGCAGTATGGGTCTAGCTTATTAA
- the ndhG gene encoding NADH-plastoquinone oxidoreductase subunit 6 encodes MDLPGPIHDFLLIFLGSGLILGGIGVVLFTNPIYSAFSLGLVLVCISLFYILLNSYFVAAAQFLIYVGAINVLIVFAVMFMNGSEYYQDFNLWTVGAGITLPVCTSIFVLLMITITDTSWYGIIWTTRSNQIIEQDLISNSQQIGIHLSTDFFLPFEFISIILLVALIGAIAVARQ; translated from the coding sequence ATGGATTTGCCTGGACCAATACATGACTTTCTTTTAATCTTTCTGGGATCGGGTCTTATACTAGGGGGTATAGGTGTGGTATTATTTACCAACCCCATTTATTCTGCCTTTTCGTTGGGACTGGTTCTTGTTTGTATATCCTTATTCTATATTCTTTTAAACTCTTATTTTGTAGCTGCTGCACAATTTCTTATTTACGTGGGAGCTATAAATGTTTTAATTGTATTTGCTGTGATGTTTATGAATGGTTCAGAATATTACCAAGATTTTAATCTTTGGACTGTGGGGGCTGGGATTACTTTGCCTGTTTGTACAAGTATTTTTGTTTTACTAATGATTACTATTACGGATACGTCATGGTACGGGATTATTTGGACTACAAGATCAAACCAGATTATAGAGCAAGATTTGATAAGTAATAGTCAACAAATTGGAATTCATTTATCAACAGATTTTTTTCTTCCATTTGAATTCATTTCGATAATTCTTTTAGTCGCTTTAATCGGCGCAATTGCCGTAGCGCGCCAGTAA
- the ndhA gene encoding NADH-plastoquinone oxidoreductase subunit 1, with protein MIIDTLEIDSFSRLEFLKGVYGIIWLLIPILTLVLGITLGVLVIVWLEREISAGIQQRIGPEYAGPLGVLQALADGTKLLFKENLFPSRGDTRLFSIGPSIAVISILVSFLVVPFGYRLVLADLNIGVFLWIAISSIAPVGLLMSGYGSNNKYSFLGGLRAAAQSISYEIPLTLCVLSISLLSNSSSTIDIVEAQSKYGFGGWNLWRQPIGFIIFLISSLAECERLPFDLPEAEEELVAGYQTEYSGIKFGLFYVASYLNLLVSSLFVTVLYFGGWNIFIPDIYVSEFFEINKLGGVFGATIGILITLTKTYLFLFIPITTRWTLPRLRMDQLLNLGWKFLLPISLGNLLLTTSFQLFSL; from the exons ATGATAATTGATACACTAGAAATCGATTCTTTTTCTAGACTGGAATTTTTAAAAGGGGTTTATGGAATTATATGGTTACTTATTCCTATTTTGACTCTTGTATTGGGAATTACACTAGGCGTACTGGTAATTGTATGGTTAGAAAGAGAAATATCCGCGGGAATACAACAACGTATTGGACCTGAATACGCCGGCCCTTTGGGAGTTCTTCAAGCTCTAGCAGATGGGACAAAACTTCTTTTCAAAGAAAATCTTTTTCCATCTAGAGGGGATACTCGTTTATTCAGTATCGGTCCATCCATAGCAGTTATATCCATTTTAGTAAGCTTTTTAGTAGTTCCATTTGGTTATCGCCTTGTTTTAGCGGATCTCAATATTGGGGTTTTTCTATGGATTGCCATTTCAAGTATTGCTCCCGTTGGACTTCTTATGTCAGGATACGGGTCAAATAATAAATATTCCTTTTTAGGTGGTCTACGAGCTGCTGCTCAATCAATTAGTTATGAAATACCATTAACCTTATGTGTGTTATCAATATCTCTA TTATCTAACAGTTCAAGTACAATTGATATAGTTGAGGCGCAATCAAAATATGGTTTTGGGGGGTGGAATTTGTGGCGTCAACCTATAGGGTTTATCATTTTTCTCATCTCTTCCCTAGCAGAATGTGAGAGATTACCTTTTGATTTACCAGAAGCAGAAGAAGAATTAGTAGCAGGTTATCAAACCGAATACTCGGGTATCAAATTTGGTTTATTTTATGTTGCTTCTTATCTAAACCTATTAGTTTCTTCATTATTTGTAACAGTTCTTTACTTCGGGGGTTGGAATATCTTTATTCCAGACATATATGTTTCTGAGTTTTTTGAAATAAATAAACTGGGTGGAGTCTTTGGAGCGACGATTGGTATATTAATTACATTAACTAAAACGTATTTGTTCTTATTCATTCCTATCACAACAAGATGGACTTTGCCGAGGCTAAGAATGGACCAACTATTAAATCTTGGATGGAAATTTCTTTTACCGATCTCTCTCGGTAATCTATTATTAACAACTTCTTTCCAACTATTTTCGCTGTAA
- the ndhE gene encoding NADH-plastoquinone oxidoreductase subunit 4L yields the protein MMLEHVLVLSAYLFSIGIYGLITSRNMVRALMCLELILNAVNINFVTFSDFFDSRQLKGNIFSIFVIAIAAAEAAIGLAIVSSIYRNRKSTRINQSNLLNK from the coding sequence ATGATGCTCGAGCATGTACTTGTTTTGAGTGCCTACTTATTTTCTATCGGTATCTATGGCTTGATCACTAGCCGAAATATGGTTAGAGCCCTTATGTGTCTTGAACTTATACTAAATGCAGTTAATATTAATTTCGTAACATTTTCTGATTTTTTTGATAGCCGGCAATTAAAAGGAAATATTTTCTCAATTTTTGTTATAGCTATTGCCGCCGCTGAAGCAGCTATTGGACTGGCTATTGTTTCGTCAATTTATCGTAACAGAAAATCAACTCGTATCAATCAATCGAATTTGTTGAATAAGTAG
- the ndhH gene encoding NADH-plastoquinone oxidoreductase subunit 7, producing the protein MNIPATRKDLMVVNMGPHHPSMHGVLRLIITLDGEDVIDCEPILGYLHRGMEKIAENRTIIQYLPYVTRWDYLATMFTEAITVNGPEQLGNIQVPKRASYIRIIMLELSRIASHLLWLGPFMADIGAQTPFFYIFRERELVYDLFEAATGMRMMHNYFRIGGVAADLPHGWIDKCLDFCDYFLIRVAEYQQLITRNPIFLERVEGVGIIGREEVINWGLSGPMLRASGIQWDLRKVDQYECYDEFDWEVQWQKEGDSLARYLVRIGEMTESIKIIQQALEGIPGGPYENLEIRYFDRERNPEWNDFEYRFISKKPSPTFELPKQELYVRVEAPKGELGIFLIGDRSGFPWRWKIRPPGFINLQILPQLVKRMKLADIMTILGSIDIIMGEVDR; encoded by the coding sequence ATGAATATACCAGCTACAAGAAAAGACCTCATGGTAGTCAACATGGGTCCCCACCACCCATCAATGCATGGTGTTCTTCGACTTATCATTACTCTAGATGGTGAAGATGTTATTGACTGTGAACCAATATTGGGTTATTTACACCGAGGGATGGAAAAAATTGCGGAAAACCGAACAATTATACAATATTTGCCTTATGTAACACGTTGGGATTATTTAGCTACTATGTTCACAGAAGCAATAACGGTAAATGGACCGGAACAGCTGGGAAATATTCAAGTACCTAAAAGAGCCAGCTATATCAGAATAATTATGTTGGAGTTGAGTCGTATAGCTTCTCATCTGTTATGGCTTGGCCCTTTTATGGCGGATATTGGTGCGCAGACTCCCTTTTTCTATATTTTCAGAGAAAGAGAATTAGTATATGATCTATTCGAAGCTGCCACCGGTATGAGAATGATGCATAATTATTTTAGGATCGGAGGGGTAGCGGCTGATCTTCCTCATGGCTGGATAGATAAATGTTTGGATTTTTGCGATTATTTTTTAATAAGGGTTGCTGAATATCAACAACTTATTACACGCAATCCTATTTTTTTAGAACGAGTCGAGGGGGTAGGCATTATTGGTCGAGAGGAAGTAATAAATTGGGGTTTATCAGGACCAATGCTGCGAGCGTCCGGAATACAATGGGATCTTCGTAAAGTTGATCAGTATGAGTGTTATGACGAATTTGATTGGGAAGTACAGTGGCAAAAAGAAGGGGATTCATTGGCTCGTTATCTAGTACGAATTGGTGAAATGACGGAATCCATAAAAATTATTCAACAGGCTCTTGAAGGAATTCCGGGGGGACCATATGAGAATTTAGAAATCCGATACTTTGATAGAGAAAGGAATCCAGAATGGAATGATTTTGAATATCGCTTTATTAGTAAAAAACCTTCTCCTACATTTGAATTGCCGAAACAAGAACTTTATGTACGAGTCGAAGCTCCAAAAGGAGAATTGGGGATTTTTCTGATAGGGGACCGGAGTGGTTTTCCTTGGAGATGGAAAATTCGACCGCCGGGTTTTATTAATTTGCAAATTCTTCCTCAGTTAGTTAAAAGAATGAAATTGGCTGATATTATGACAATACTAGGTAGTATAGATATCATTATGGGAGAAGTTGATCGTTGA